Genomic window (Candidatus Neomarinimicrobiota bacterium):
CGTAGGTTTTTGGATGTAATTCCTGGAATTGAATATGGTAGGTGTTATTCCCTTGGTAGAAAGCGGATCCAAAAACCAAAGGTGCGCCAGTTTTCAAATGAAAAACAGCTGGCCCTTTTGGTGTGGATGCATTTTTCCCGAAAAATGAAACGAAAATACCTTTTTCTCCGGCGTCCTGATCAGAAACTAATCCAAGAATTTTTTTGTTTCTTAATGCATTGAACATTGTTCCAATTGATTCAGAACGGAAGATATGTTCTACACCGAAAAAATCCCGTTGATCCTGAAAATGTTTATTCGAGCCAAGATTTTTCTGTACTGCTGCGACTCCGGCAAATGGGTATTTATTTGATCCAAGCCAAGAAATTAACACTTCCCATGCACCACAATGACCTGTGATGAAAATTACTCCTTCGTCTTTGGCTATTGCGTGGTCTAAAATTTCTTTTCCATCAATAAGAAATTCATAATTATGATACGAATTAGGATATGCTAAAAAGTGGACTGCATTTTTCATAAAATATCGATAGCATTTTTTTAAAATTTTGATTTGAGAAACAATAGATTTATTTGGAAAAGCAATTTGTATATTTTTTAGAGCTTCTTTTTGTCGAATTGGAATCCACCGATACACTATTCTAGCTAACAGATCACCAATTTTATTTCTATTTTGGTGTGACAAAGCCCTGAACCATTTTGATAATAGTTTCAGGAACACATAAGTTAATGTTTCAGTTTTGGACATGATTGGTTTTAGTTATGTATGCTATATGTATCAAATCTAAGTTAAATTCATCGCCACAGAAATGAATTTTGGTATTAAACCACAGCGAATAAATAGCATCTTAATTTGCTTTTTAGTAATGATGTCTTTAGCGTTCTCAAAGAATGCCGTCTATAAAATTACAATATCTGGAATTATTGACCTTGGATTGCCACCTTATATAGAGCGAGTAATAGAAACGGCAGAAAAAGATAGTGCAGATGCAATTATTTTTGATATAGAGACTCCGGGTGGAAGGGTTGATGCAGCAACTCAAATAAAAGATGCAATACTCGGAACTGATATTTTAACAATTGCATTTATAAATCGCCGCGCAATTTCAGCAGGAGCCTTGATTTCATTATCCTGTGAAAAAATTTATATGACCGGTGGCGGAACTATTGGAGCAGCAACGGCAGTAGATATGCAAGGAAATAAGGCGTCTGAAAAAGTCATCAGTTATATGCGCGAAGAAATGGCATCGACCGCAGAAATAAGAGGAAAGGATGTGACTATTGCCCGTGGAATGGTTGATGATAGTTTGAGCTTCACTCATCTTGTGATAGATGGCGATTCATTGGAAGTCAACGATATTGAAGGCAGGAAAAAAGGAAAACTCATTACTCTTACTACAAACCTAGCGCTTAAATATAAAATTGCTGATGGAGAGGCAGAGTCAATTGAAGAAGTGCTAAATAAGATTGGGTTAACAAACGCAATTATAAAATCTTCCAAAGAAAACTGGTCCGAAAATTTGGTTCGTTTTTTGACGAATCCCATTGTTGCTTCGCTGTTAATGACATTTGGGTTTTTAGGAATTTTATTTGAATTACAAAGTTCCGGCTGGGGAGTTCCCGGTACCTTTGGTGGTGTCTGTCTTCTGTTGTCTTTAAGCGCTTCGTATATTGCAAAATTAGCAACCGCTACAGATTTCATTATCATTATAGTTGGCGTTCTTCTACTTCTCGCAGAAATTCTTTTTATTCCAGGATTCGGAATTGCAGGTGTTTCAGGAATTGTCATTATATTTTGGGGTATTTATGAACTATTATTACCAGATATTCCTGTGGGTGCAGAGGCTATGTCCGATGCCATTACGGGGCTGACTATTGGGATTATCGGCGGACTAATTGGTCTCGCACTTCTATTTAGATTGGTTATCAAAACAAAATTTTGGGAAAATTTGACTGCTCCTGGATCTGAAAATCGAAAAGAAGGTTACTCAACCTCAATCGGGTTGGAAAGTTATGCTGGTCAAAACGGAATTGCTGATACAGATCTACGCCCTTCGGGTTGGATATTAGTTCAAGAAGAACGCATTTTTGTGATAACGGAAGGCACATTTATTAATAAAGGTGACTCTGTAAAGATTCTATCAGTTGATGGAAACAGAGTTTTGGTAAGACAATTAAATACAGAGGAGAAGTAGCATGAACCCCGCATCAATTATATTATTATCATTAGTATTAGTATTTGTTATACTCTTGTTTTATTTCGTTCCGATAGGAATGTGGATTCAATCAGTGGTCAGTTTGGGAATAGGCAAAATTACCATTATTGATCTTATTAGAATGAGATTACGAAAAATTCAACCACGGCTTATTGTAGATGCTGTAATTAATCTTCAAAAAGCTGGGCTTGCAAATATCAAAACTGATATGCTTGAAACCCATTTTATGGCTGGAGGAAATATTGTAAATATCGTCCATGCTCTCATTTCAGCTGATAAGGCAAATATCCCGCTGACATATGAAACAGCAACAGCAATTGATCTTGCAGGGCGAGATGTAAAAACCGCAGTTGAAACGAGTGTCTATCCAAAAGTAATAGATGCACCGCGGGAAGGTTTTTTATCAGCGGTAGCGAAAGATGGAATTGAATTAAAGGCAAGAGCCAGAGTTACAGTGCGAACTAATATTCCCGGTCTTATTGGCGGCGCAACGGACGATACAATTATCGCTAGAGTAGGAGAAGGCATAGTGAGCGCAATTGGATCCTCTGTGAGTTATGGAGGAGTTTTGGAAAACCCAGATAATATTTCTCGCGCTGTTTTGAATAAAGGATTGGATGCCGGCACAGCTTTTGAAATTCTCTCGATTGATATCGCAGATTTGGATGTTGGGAAAAATGTTGGGGCACAACTTCAAGCAGATCAGGCTGAAGCAGATTTGAGAGTTGCCCAAGCTCGAGCTGAAACTCGTCGTGCTATGGCAGTGGCAGAAGAACAGGAAATGAAAGCCCGAACACAAGAAATGCAAGCAAAAGTGGTTGCATCTGAGGCAGAGGTTCCCTTGGCAATGGCACAAGCCTTTAGAGAAGGTAAATTGGGCGTATTTGACTATGTAAATATGAAAAACATTCAAGCTGATACTTCTATGCGAGAATCCATTTCTGGTGGATCAGAATCCAAAACCGATCAACATCCCGATAAAAATCCTGATTAGATGGAAGGAATAGGCTACTGGCTGTTTATTGCGGTTTTTTACCTGCTGTCGTTTCTAAAGAAGAGACGACAGCAGCAAGCCGCCCTCCAAAACATGGATGATGAAATTGGCTCAGAAGAAAAACCTCAAGACACATTCAAATTTGATTATTTGAAAAACATGTTTAATGAGGACCAAGAATTAATAGATGATGATTTAGTTGAAGTTGAGACCGGATTAAACCAAGATGATTTGGAAGAAGAATG
Coding sequences:
- a CDS encoding lysophospholipid acyltransferase family protein, translating into MSKTETLTYVFLKLLSKWFRALSHQNRNKIGDLLARIVYRWIPIRQKEALKNIQIAFPNKSIVSQIKILKKCYRYFMKNAVHFLAYPNSYHNYEFLIDGKEILDHAIAKDEGVIFITGHCGAWEVLISWLGSNKYPFAGVAAVQKNLGSNKHFQDQRDFFGVEHIFRSESIGTMFNALRNKKILGLVSDQDAGEKGIFVSFFGKNASTPKGPAVFHLKTGAPLVFGSAFYQGNNTYHIQFQELHPKTYDIDTITQTFTTMLENKIKQYPAQYFWFHRRWKSSEKQHVK
- the floA gene encoding flotillin-like protein FloA (flotillin-like protein involved in membrane lipid rafts) encodes the protein MNPASIILLSLVLVFVILLFYFVPIGMWIQSVVSLGIGKITIIDLIRMRLRKIQPRLIVDAVINLQKAGLANIKTDMLETHFMAGGNIVNIVHALISADKANIPLTYETATAIDLAGRDVKTAVETSVYPKVIDAPREGFLSAVAKDGIELKARARVTVRTNIPGLIGGATDDTIIARVGEGIVSAIGSSVSYGGVLENPDNISRAVLNKGLDAGTAFEILSIDIADLDVGKNVGAQLQADQAEADLRVAQARAETRRAMAVAEEQEMKARTQEMQAKVVASEAEVPLAMAQAFREGKLGVFDYVNMKNIQADTSMRESISGGSESKTDQHPDKNPD
- a CDS encoding nodulation protein NfeD, producing the protein MMSLAFSKNAVYKITISGIIDLGLPPYIERVIETAEKDSADAIIFDIETPGGRVDAATQIKDAILGTDILTIAFINRRAISAGALISLSCEKIYMTGGGTIGAATAVDMQGNKASEKVISYMREEMASTAEIRGKDVTIARGMVDDSLSFTHLVIDGDSLEVNDIEGRKKGKLITLTTNLALKYKIADGEAESIEEVLNKIGLTNAIIKSSKENWSENLVRFLTNPIVASLLMTFGFLGILFELQSSGWGVPGTFGGVCLLLSLSASYIAKLATATDFIIIIVGVLLLLAEILFIPGFGIAGVSGIVIIFWGIYELLLPDIPVGAEAMSDAITGLTIGIIGGLIGLALLFRLVIKTKFWENLTAPGSENRKEGYSTSIGLESYAGQNGIADTDLRPSGWILVQEERIFVITEGTFINKGDSVKILSVDGNRVLVRQLNTEEK